Below is a genomic region from Dryobates pubescens isolate bDryPub1 chromosome 1, bDryPub1.pri, whole genome shotgun sequence.
GTATCTTGccaaatcaatcacagaatcaataaggttggaaaagacctcaaagatcatcaagtccaacctgtcacccaagacctcatggctactaaaccatggcattaagtgccacatccaatcccctcttgaacacctccagggatggtgactccaccacctccctgcgcagcacattccaacggttAACAATTccctctgtgaggaactttctcctcaccttgagcctaaacttcccctggcgcagcttgagactgtgtcctcttgttctggtgctgattgcctgggagaagagaccaaccccttcctggctacagcctcccatcaggtagttgtagagagcaataaggtctcccctgagcctcttcttctccaggctaaacaatcccagctccctcagcctcttctggtagggcttgtgctcaaggcctctccccagcctcgttgcccttctctggacacgttcaagagtctcaatgttcttcttaaattgaggggcccagaactggacacagtacttaattAAGCATAACCTGTGAAGAATGACAGTATTCACGTGCTTGGCTAAATCATGCTAAGGAGGCTTTTACTTTCTGTAATGAAGAGCAGACTGAACACTGAGGTTTGGCTGTAATTTTCTGTTGAACTGCATTGACTGAGTTAGAGCACATCACTGATGAACTGCAAATCAGAGTAAAATGTTCCTTTTAATACAGCAACAAATATGATTGAGCTGCTTTTGCTGTACCAGTACGTAAGATTCATGATATTGTGACCTAGTGTCCCAGGCGTTGCTAAACATGTGTCTGGAACTTCATGATCCCACTAGACAAAGACAATAAGTCGGCTTATTGAATTCTGTGGGAGTATTTTGGGGAACACTGAGTTACATTAGGTTCTAACATGCTGTTAGCATCTGCAGCAACTCAACCTGGAGATGAAGTTAGGGATGTTTATGAAGAGGAGAGCAAACTTAAGGTGGGAAGGAAGCAGTTTGCATCACAGCAAATATTTCTCTTGATCCTTGTAGATGAACCTGTCTACCTGTATGTTCAtgcaaagcagaaaaggaaTGGAGATGCATTTCCTTAGAGAAGTACACTGGAGAGTCTAGAAACCCATGTGACCAACTCCATTATATTACATTTTTATACCTGAATGTTTAAAAGGTTTTGTAAAACTTGGAGGAAATAGATTCTCTTGCTTTCTGCTTGAATTTCATTGTGCGAGTCAGTTGATGTCTTGAGGAACATATGCCCATTTAAATCTTCACCCTGCTGTTCTGTCACTGAAGTATTTCTGTGGTGATGTCAACTGTTTCAGAACAAAAAATTTACAGCTCTTCTAGTTTAGAGTCTAAAATAAGACCTAACTCTCTTTCAGTTGTGATCTAAGGCACAATTTGATTCCTGGAAACCAGGCAGGCTGTCACTGCTTCTTTAGTTCTGTGGCATATGACTTAATCTGTGTTTTACAAATAAACTGATTTTCACTTTTGTAATTCTGGTTTTCCAGTTCAAATTTTAAGGGGGAAAGTTAGGGTTAGTGTCTGAGTGCAtttaaaataagaagaaaagtgCATTCATCCAACTTGATTCAAAAGAATTCTGGTTTTGATACTGGAATTAAATTCTTATGACTTGTATGATGTGACTTTAAGGTTTGCCTGTTCCCCTGTTAGAGTCTGGCAAGTGGATTGACTTGACTTAAATCTGTTTTGCTGTTTCCATTGAGTATTCTCAGTGGTCTgtatttcagggggaaaaactTTAATTCAAGCATGGATATAAAGCTAATTTCACTTGTGCCCAGtaaagaatcagagagagagGAACAGAGTGGCCACAAAGTGCAGGATGTATAACACCCCTGAAGGTACAGAAATGATTTGGCATTGTTCATACTTCAGCTTACACCTGCAACCTTGCAGCTTTCACCAAATGAAATCGATTTTTGGAGAGTACTTAACTTTtcttgtttcttgtttgttCAGGATTGATATTGCCCAATGGAGATATCAATTGGAATTGCCCATGCCTGGGTGGAATGGCTAGTGGTCCCTGTGGGGAACAGTTCAAGTCAGCCTTCTCATGTTTCCATTATAGCACAGAAGAAATAAAGGGATCAGACTGTGTGGACCAATTCCGTGCCATGCAGGAATGCATGCAAAAATACCCAGATCTTTACCCTCAAGAggatgaaaatgaagaaaaagagaagtcaAGCAAAGATTTGGAAGCTGCTCTGACGGAGGCTTCTGCTGACGAAGAGAAGACGAGGTCTAGCTAATGAAGATGTAAGGAGGCGGTTGTCTCCATTTCTCGTTTTCAGAGACATGGACTTTTGCAGTGTGTCTGTCTTCTGAGTTGTCAAGAAATGTTTCACCATTGTTCTATGCACTGTATTATAGCAAGTAATTTATTGCCAAAGGAGAAGTCTCAGTGCTACAGCCTTGCAAATGAATACTGCACAGAGAATGAGCATTTGTAAGCACTGTGTACCCGGCTGGCAGACACAGTTAATACTTTCACAGCTGGTTTCTACCCTCAAGTTCTTGAGTTTTGACTTGATATATCTTTAGATATATTGCTTTCAACTAAAATTCCATTAGCACACCAGGTCTGTCTTCATTTCAGAATATTCTAATCaatagctgctttttttttttaatgtattctaGTAATAGAAATTGCAGGAAATGATTGTTTGTCCTTTAaagatttttatttcccccaGAGTGATTCAGGACATTGAAAATAGCCTAAATCTAGAATTTGTAAAAGAAGTTAAAATGGTCTTATTAGATGATGCTTGCCTTTTTCTACCAGCATTTGGTAAGGACTGCCAGAAACCTCCTGAAATGCCTATATCCTTTGATTTCATTTAATTACTGTGatgacttgatttttttttttaaaaatggtGTGTTGTGCAAAGGTTAATTCAATGATGAATGGAAAGAATGTTGGTCACTGGCTTTATTTTTGCTCTGAATCCACATTTTTTTGGGTTCCTTTAGTTAGTACCTACTCCTTCAGTGTATAGACAGGCTCTGGTGAAGTACTTTGAGAATACAATGAAAATGTTACCTGGTGTAATTATCTCAAAACAGATACTGTGACTTAAGtgcatattaaaaagaaaatactttttacCTTCATTAAAAGCTCCTGTGTCTTTATGGTGTGCTTCTTTGTTAACACTGCTTGGATTTGAGAACTCTTCTGCATTGTAAGCAGACTTTGAATAAATTTGTGGGTCATGATGATCAGTTGCTTCAGCTTGTTAGATTTCTGTTCTTGTCCCATTCttttctccccagctgcaggcaggaaggcataAAAGAAGTAAAGAGTTTTTGGTAGCTACAGTAGACTGAATGATGAACCAGCACGACACAGGATCTGAACACCTATTAAAATATTGGAAAATTTTAGAGATGCAAAAATGTCAATAGCTTAATACCTGTGGATAAGGAAATTctactctgcttttctttcctagCAAAATGTAGGCTGAGAGCTGTACTACAAAATTAGTTGCATCTGTGGCTTCAGTTCATTGCAAggttgtttaggttttttttttccctctccttatGTGCTTGGTTAACTTAACCTAAGCAAATGTGGTAGTGGCAGCAATGCAGCCCAGTAGGTCTAGTAGTGTTTAAACACTTGACTGTTTTCTGTGAGCTGCAGTCTTGAGTGCTCAGCAGCCTTGATGCTTTATAAGGTTTGGGTCTCTCATTTGCATAAGTTATTTCAGTGTTAGTGCTGGTGATTCTGAGGGGAATTTTTGTTTCAGTCTGTTTCAAGTGCTTATATTTCAGTACAACTGTTGGATCCTTAAAATCATAGGCAGCTAAGTGGCTGAAAAGTGTTCAAGTGTTAGGGTAAGGTACTCTCAGCATCTCTTTGCTTTTAAAGGAAACAAAGTGTGACAGATCTTCTCAGTGTGGCTCTTTCAGGCACAGGAAGACAAATGCCAAGTTAACCTGAGTAAATGGGCACAAAAGCGGCAGTGATAAACCTTGGCACTTAGGCAATTGGACCATGAAAATGGAATCTTAGGCAATCAGATAAACACTGGGCACCAAatacaaaaaataaatcacaggcACCCAGGCTTGTGGTTGTTCAAATGGAAATCCAATGCGTTCCTTGTGaagaagcaggagctgtttgtgaAGGGGTGCTCTGTTCTAAGAATGCTTTGGCTCCTattttttctctgctgtgctcttctTTCCCACGTTGCCTGTAATGCTCTGCAGGTTTGGGATTTATCCTCTCTGACAGTTCTTACAAAACATAAACCACAAGAATCCTGGTCCTGATGTAGTTAGGGATCTAAATCTAATACCAACTGAGGGAACTTGCAGCATATAGTCTAGTGTGTTTGAAGATGTGTTTAGGATGGAGTGTAATTCTTTCTGAGCCTGCTGTGGCTTGGTAATCTCTTGTGCTAGATCCAGTACAAATAGGGAATGTGTACAAGTGCCTTGCATCAGAAAATGCGCAAAACTCTGCAATGCATTTGAGGTACTCTAATCATAAAGAGGCCATCACTTTCCCTCCTATCCTTGCCAGTATAAGAGTTAGCTTAACTGTCATCATTTCACTGTATTTGCACTGTGGATGACCCCTTAAAAGTGGAAGTTATGCAACTTGggctggaaaaataaataaatgaagtcTTTATCATTGccttcacacacaccccccaccccttccccttgCACCTCTGGCTGTGAGACCCAGcctgttttggttttaactgtttgttttgttgggtttggtttggtttgtggttttgcatgtggttttggggtttttttgggttggttggttggtttgggttttttcccccaccactGAAGTCTTAAAATAGTAATAAAGATTTTCTTGACAGGGAACTAGGCCTATATGTTGAGAAACAGATCCAGTCCCTCCTGTTTTCTGGCGTAGTTATTAGAGTACATTTCTGGCCATGGAATTTGTATTTTGCTTCATTAAGAGAAGTAAAATGAAGTCAGACATCCTTCTGGATTTTACATTTATGACAACCATGTAGGATAGTTTGCACTTCAGTGAAAGATTAGGAATTCGAAGGTAGATCAACAGTAAATACATACTGCCACTTCCTTGGTCCGGTGAAAGGAAAGAAGGTGAATTGTGGATTCTGCAGCTGATTTTGATGATGCAGTCTTGGGCTCCTGTTTTCTTGATCATTATGTCCCTTGAAAGCGTTATGGAATTGATGTGGAAATTTATTTGCCATAGTTAAGAGTAGGCTTGTTTTCACCTTGAGATGAATAGGGGGAAAATGAATTGTTTGGAATTTACAGTTACACAATATACAATTGTATAACCTGACTCcttgtttctcttctgtttcccaGCATTGCTTTGTTTACATGATTTTCTTATAACTGCACGTGCCAATTTAAATCTGAAAACAATCAGCAGTTATTTTAGTGATTCCTGGAAATGCATGGCCAGCTTGTTAAATAAGCAGATAATGAGAAGTTAGCAACTAGCAGGAGCTCCTGCATGAGGCAAGTGACAAACTCGTACAATTTGTCATGACTTGCTTGCTAGGATGGAGTCGTTCCTGCAGTCAGCTCGAGTCCATGGAACATGAGTCGTAACTCCTGAGAGTGACAGAGGTTGCTTGTAAAACTTGGTTCTTAGAGGTGATTTTTTTAACATTTGTTACAGATTGAAATACAGTTATCTGATGAAAAGTGGTAAAAATTAGTTATGATTGCCTTTTCAGAATGTTTAAAAGGAACtaaatttttttctgcttcttttgtaCAGTACAGATTCCCTTTCAAAGACCTAACTTTAACTAGTGTTTAGTAACTTTCCTAGAGATAGGACCTCACTTCAGGTGCAGAACtgacctttctttttccttcttccctgcaagaggaATGATGTACTCAGTGGTGTCTAGAGGTAGATGTTTATCTTGCAGTTTACTGTAAGGATCATTAGATCAGGggacctggcagggctgtgttgGAAACAAGATCTATATCCTCTGCAGTTCCTATTGAGAATGTCCTTGTTAAACCTTCCAGCGATGTCTCCTTTTCATCCATGGCACTTATCTGATCACACCTCAATGAATCTCTTTGAGGAAAGTAGTTACCTAAATAGGTGGAACCTACTTTCTTATtcctggggaagaagaaaaaggatatTATATGCTTTTTAGACTCTTGTTTTACTTCTCATTACAATTCTAGCAGTGTTAATGTGGGACAGTGTAGAGAAGCTACCAGCAGTTTGTCATTTATTCTTACTCAGCTCTATTCATTGGGCATGACTTCATTTTATTGAACAGCACCAGCCTGTCTGCAGTTGGTTTTCAACTGCTTTTAACCCCTCTGGAGCTGATGTTTTGTTAAGGATACTGAGAACTTGAGAGAGAACCTTTCCAATAGAGGAAGGGTTGACAAGTGCAGCACTGGTTATAACATCCATAATTCTTTCCCACTAGTGCAAGGTAGTACCTAGTAGAGTTAAATGTGAAGCTACTTCAAATCTTAGTGTTCTTCACTATAAACTAGTTCTGACTGCACAGGGCAATATGTCTGGAGTTGTAGTTTAAGATGTGTGTCTGTAGCTGAGCATGGAATAAACTCAAATATTGAAGTATTTAGGCACTCTGAAGGCCAAGAAATAGGTCAAGGATTGCTAAAGTACTGAAATACTAGGAAATGTAATACCTAACTGTTTCTGCTAAGACATTCCCTTCATAGGGTGTTGTATGGAAGAggggtgtttgtttttataTCTTATGATTTCTAACCTTATTATTATGAGTGTTGCTGCCTCCATCCTgttccttttgctttctgttttgtcCCCTTCTCTTTGGTCCCCAAACACCAATATTGCTTCCTTTTCCTCTACAGCTAGTCACCTTTCTCCTCATAGGTATTGGCTCTGTTCCCTCACCTGGCTCGAGGGGCTTTCTATTATTTCTCCTTACAACGTAGAGAACTTAAGGATTTAAGTTGAATCCAGATGATTTTCTTCCAGTTTAGCCCTGCATGGAACAAATAAAGATTGGCAGAATTTGATACTTGGATGCCACGATTTCTGCACGTGAAGCAGCAGATTGTTTTTATACTGGGAGTGTGTACAGTTGTTGTTATTGGGTGTTACCTTTTTTGTTATGGATTGAAACATTGTCAGGGTTTAtgatctttttttcctcataaaGGCCATGTTACAAATTAATTTGGATTAATGTTTTCAGAGCCAGACTTGTGATTTTTGAAATGCAGAGGAGCTGAAAGCCTGAAAATCTAGACTGGCAGAACTTGTGCTATGCATTGTCCCATGCTGGCCGGTGTCATTTGCCATGAAAGCACCCAGTATAAAGCTatcacctgcagggacagtctGCTGAGTCAAAATTCTTTGAAGAGTCAGACCTGTGCTTTTGAATGTTACGAAATCggtgagggttttggaacacatgccctatgaggaaagactgagggagctggggttgcttagcctggagagaaggagactcaggggtgaccttatcactttccacaactacctgaagggaggttgcaggcaggcagatgatggtctcttttcccaggcagccagtaccagaacaagaggacacagtctcaggctgcaccaggggaggtttaggttggatgtgaggaagaagttctatacagagagagtgattgcccattggaatgggctgcctggggaggtgatggagtcaccttcattggtggttttcaggaagacacttgatggggtgcttggtaccatggtttagttgtttaggcgggtttggttgaggggttggacacgatgatcttgaaggtctcttccaacctggtttattctattctattctattctattctattctattctattctattctattctattctattctattctattctattctattctattctgtcatcTCTGAGCTGCAAGACAGAAGGATGATGACAATATTTATCATGTCATTACTGTGTGATGACTGAATGAAGACTGGGTCTTCAAGATATAATTTTCTCAACAGAGGTGTACAGATAGGGTAAGATTCTGTGCAGGACCAAGAAGAGTAAGCGCAGGTATAATGTAGAGTTGCAAGGGTAAGTGTGTAATACACTGGCTTGATTTTAAGTATAGAGATGGACACCTGCAAACTTCTACCAACCTAGTTTCTGAGCCTTTCTATGCAGAACATCTGCCTGCCTGTCATGCCTTTCTATTTTCATGTTTTGCATCCTACAAATCAACTTTGTGTAAAAGAACAGTTTTAGGACCTCCTAAGTAGTTTTCAGACCTCATTAAATCTCAGACCAGTGTACATTTCTTACTGGAATTAAGCACCAGCAAATACCGATGTCTTGCAGGATTGGGTTTTGAACACTTCCTGAATTAATATCACATTTACATAATTTAACTAGACCTAATTTTTGTTTCtaatctcttcttaaatacaCTTTTTCTCTGGTAAGTTGCTTAGCAGAAAAATAACCTATATCATGGTTGCCTTATTAACTGAATGCTTTGCTCCGTTTGCCTGCCTACCGCTATTGACGCCAGAATTTGATGTTCAGAGTGTTTGTGGTTTATTAACTTAAAAAGAATTAAAGTGCATGTGGTTTGAGCATTGCATTAtttaaaagtttaaaaataGATCCCAAACCTCACATCAGCATAAGTGTCTGAGTATTTTTAATTGAAGTTTTAAgtacaaaaaacaaaaaggtgCTACAACACGTAACAAAGAACACACTGACTTTTCCAGGTCTGGGGGGACTCCAGGGAGCACATCAGGTGGATGATATCAGTTCAAAAAAGCTTACAtcaagcagcacagaaaatttATGAGATGGTAAATGCTACAGAGAAAACTTACTCTTTATAGCATTGAGCCACTCTCAGAAGAGCAATGCCCAAAGGTATGTGCATAGGTACATTTTCCttagctgctggagaagagcagaagcTGGAGGAGCATTAGTAGCAGCAGTATGTCGATATATTGGAGTTAGGACCCAGGACTCACACTGGCCATTTAATGAACTCCTTTGCTTAAGGGTCCACATTGCTGGACTGAACATGCATTTATTGACAGAGGTGCTCAACAGTTGTTAGAGACCTACTTTGACCTCCAGCAATTCTGagtttgctgctgtttgtgaaaAGCTGCGTGTGCTTCTGCTTCAAGCTATCACTTGCCCTGTTAGAGATTTTCCACAGCTTTCCAAGACTTCTTGTAGGCAAAGACTTCTATTTTATCTTCATGCAGGATTTCCAAGTAATGCCTTTCAGTATGTGGTTGCTACTGTGTGCGAGACACCTTCTCTGTTTGGGTGTAAGGTTGTTCATGTGGCCATTTTAAAGATGGGTCCCATTTTAGATGTACTAAAGGAAGCTGTGCAACCACTTCTGTATTGTGCAACTGCATCCTTATTATATGTTAATATGCTGTGTGTCTTGGGTGACAGTAATACAAAGTCACAAGATCACAGATCTGTGATACTGTACACAGGCCTACAAAACAGTTCTTTTTTTGGTACAGGAACATTATACCTTCTGTGGCAGTTTGTTTCTGCTTAGATACTTATTTTCAGACAGGCTACCTGGATTGTAGGAGTGCAGAACAAAGGTATTGCACATGGTAGCTGCGTGTGAGTAGgaactttcttcttttattccCTGTGAACTCAGAGATACCTGAATTAACAAGTGGTGATACCACTTAAAAAGCCAACTTGCACTATTGACTCACCCTAATGtgctttcatttttcacttcCAAATTAATTCCATGTTTATGGAATACCTACTACTCTGTAGAGCAAAACCATTAAACACCAGCTAGTAATGGAACAAAATGTGCAATCATTCTACCTAATGAAGGGAATGAAGAAGACTTTGCTATATAGGTACCAGCAAATAAATTAGAGATTCAGCAAGGATGGGAAAttgaaaggagaagaaattaGCTGAGTATTTTTGGGTTCCCCCACTCCACTTACCTTACACTTTTCTCTaaagtgtgtgtatgtgtaacCTACTTTTGAGATACCTGATGTGTGATATATTAATGGCTCCACTGTTTGCATATAACGGTGTTTGTGTTTGGCAGGCACTAATTACTGTATCATAGGCCCCAGGAGAGCACACCAGGGTATCAGTATTCTTGTTTCAAATAGTATTTCTACTAGCACTAGTTAGAAATGCTTGTAAAGGACCATATTAAAAAATAACTTTCATCCACAGAAAAGTACTATGCAGATGTTTACCCTCCCCAGCAAAAAATCACCAGTCTGGGACACAAAGTGGAATATAGGAGTTTGCTTTAACGTGGTACTGGCcataaaaaaaaatggaatatGATCTTCATTAAATAAGATCCCCTGCAGGTAAAATAGGCTCTCTTGAAAAGCATGTTCCTTAGCTTATACCTCTAATTGATTTTCATTGATTCTGAGAGGCCCTTTGAGAACAGACTGTAAATTTATGTACATGTCTTTATTGATATTTGAAAGAGACCTAGTCAGTCTTTCTGCTGGGAGATGATTTCTGGAGACAAAGCAAACAGTTGCTGTGCTCATCGGTTCTGTAAGCCAACATTTCAAATTCAGCCAAAATCCTTGGTTAAAA
It encodes:
- the CHCHD4 gene encoding mitochondrial intermembrane space import and assembly protein 40, with translation MSYCRQEGKDRIIFATKEDHETPSSAELVADDPDDPYEEQGLILPNGDINWNCPCLGGMASGPCGEQFKSAFSCFHYSTEEIKGSDCVDQFRAMQECMQKYPDLYPQEDENEEKEKSSKDLEAALTEASADEEKTRSS